A window of the Harmonia axyridis chromosome 5, icHarAxyr1.1, whole genome shotgun sequence genome harbors these coding sequences:
- the LOC123679965 gene encoding uncharacterized protein LOC123679965 isoform X2: MYLATEAPSCKKLLALTILLAAAVLVCVYRENPFNGFYYEDEFLEFVNITFNYTEFLVWSPECSIQNLDPFNEQAMKYSHKEKYIPCSQHKLLSYVNITGINATLIIDKKVSHSYTKENITCCYSYVSRSGSKKKPDEGIKFGTCKTFKDSLNLTQDTVRVTCHSKKHKKIYENVHEVIRIKKEFNASKLQPNSERVPSILFIGIDSISRLNLIRAMPKSYEFLSNDSTWFPLLGYNKIGENTFPNLMAILTGYNSTEAYNICDPKKIGPLDTCRFIWKEYKKFGYITGYGEDETSINTFNYRKKGFTKKPVDYYFKPYMEASESIGTVKRDTLSYCAGPETSAERILNLAKRFAITYKDYKHFGFFWMNTFSHNNLNTPSRMDEKIQKFLKDITEAKILDNSIVIFLSDHGIRFGDIRHTFSGWYEERLPYIFFSFPERFKKRFPKEIANFRTNANRLTTPYDVYMTLQHILTLSRFNYTMKSITSCPHCKSLFSEIELSRSCERAGIAPHWCTCSGFSDLNRKDDIVLAAANFLVKEIQSNVAKMGGSQKCANYRLGKVLVSSISDKFSYKNDTYLLISIETVPKAVFESTIHLKKDAKNNTNFVIDSSISRLDSYFQHAKCVSEEMLKMYCYCK; this comes from the exons aGTTTTTGGTATGGAGTCCGGAATGCAGTATACAAAACTTAGATCCTTTCAATGAACAAGCAATGAAATATTCCcacaaagaaaaatatatccCTTGTAGTCAACATAAATTACTTTCATATGTGAACATAACAGGAATCAACGCTACATTGATAATAGATAAAAAAGTTTCACATTCCTATACCAAAGAAAATATAACCTGTTGTTACTCATATGTTAGCAGATCTGGAAGTAAGAAGAAACCAGATGAAGGAATCAA attTGGCACCTGTAAAACATTCAAAGATTCCCTGAATCTTACTCAGGACACTGTTAGAGTGACAtgtcattcgaaaaaacataaaaaaatttatgaaaacgTACACGAAGTCATTAGGATCAAAAAAGAATTCAACGCCTCTAAATTACAACCGAACTCTGAGAGGGTGCCAAGTATTTTATTCATAGGAATAGATAGTATTTCACGATTGAATTTGATTCGAGCTATGCCAAAGTCATACGAATTTTTATCTAATGATAGTACTTGGTTTCCACTATTAGGATATAATAAAATAGGAGAAAATACTTTTCCAAACCTGATGGCAATTTTGACCGGATATAATTCAACGGAAGCTTACAACATTTGTGATCCCAAGAAAATCGGACCTTTAGATACTTGTAGATTCATTTGGAAGGAATATAAGAAATTCGGCTATATTACAGGTTACGGAGAGGATGAAACGAGCATCAACACCTTCAATTACCGAAAGAAGGGATTCACTAAGAAACCAgttgattattatttcaaacctTACATGGAAGCCTCTGAAAGTATAGGAACTGTCAAAAGAGATACTCTCAGCTACTGTGCTGGTCCTGAGACTTCTGCTgaaagaattttaaatttagcCAAGAGATTCGCTATAACATACAAGGATTACAAGCATTTTGGTTTCTTTTGGATGAACACTTTCAGCCATAATAACTTGAATACACCTAGCAGAATGGATGAAAAGATACAAAAATTCCTGAAAGATATAACAGAGGCAAAAATTTTAGATAACAGTATAGTAATATTTTTAAGTGATCATGGCATTCGTTTTGGAGATATAAGACATACTTTCAGTGGTTGGTATGAAGAAAGATTGCCGTacattttcttttcttttccaGAGAGATTCAAGAAAAGGTTCCCAAAAGAAATAGCCAATTTTCGAACTAATGCCAATAGGTTAACTACTCCATATGATGTATATATGACTCTACAACATATATTAACATTATCCCGGTTCAACTATACAATGAAATCTATTACTAGTTGTCCCCACTgcaaatctttgttttctgaaataGAATTAAGCAGATCATGCGAAAGAGCTGGAATTGCGCCACACTGGTGTACATGTTCCGGTTTTTCTGACCTCAATCGCAAAGATGATATTGTACTAGCTGCAGCAAACTTTCTCGTGAAGGAAATACAAAGCAATGTAGCCAAAATGGGTGGTAGCCAAAAGTGTGCCAATTATCGACTAGGAAAAGTATTAGTTTCTTCTATATCAGATAAATTTAGCTATAAAAATGAcacatatttattgatatctaTAGAAACAGTACCTAAAGCAGTTTTTGAGTCCACtatacatttgaaaaaagatgccAAAAATAATACAAACTTCGTAATTGATAGCTCCATCAGTAGATTGGACAGCTATTTTCAACATGCAAAATGTGTTTCagaagaaatgttgaaaatgtatTGTTattgtaaatga
- the LOC123679965 gene encoding uncharacterized protein LOC123679965 isoform X1 translates to MDTTKYNRYIVMYLATEAPSCKKLLALTILLAAAVLVCVYRENPFNGFYYEDEFLEFVNITFNYTEFLVWSPECSIQNLDPFNEQAMKYSHKEKYIPCSQHKLLSYVNITGINATLIIDKKVSHSYTKENITCCYSYVSRSGSKKKPDEGIKFGTCKTFKDSLNLTQDTVRVTCHSKKHKKIYENVHEVIRIKKEFNASKLQPNSERVPSILFIGIDSISRLNLIRAMPKSYEFLSNDSTWFPLLGYNKIGENTFPNLMAILTGYNSTEAYNICDPKKIGPLDTCRFIWKEYKKFGYITGYGEDETSINTFNYRKKGFTKKPVDYYFKPYMEASESIGTVKRDTLSYCAGPETSAERILNLAKRFAITYKDYKHFGFFWMNTFSHNNLNTPSRMDEKIQKFLKDITEAKILDNSIVIFLSDHGIRFGDIRHTFSGWYEERLPYIFFSFPERFKKRFPKEIANFRTNANRLTTPYDVYMTLQHILTLSRFNYTMKSITSCPHCKSLFSEIELSRSCERAGIAPHWCTCSGFSDLNRKDDIVLAAANFLVKEIQSNVAKMGGSQKCANYRLGKVLVSSISDKFSYKNDTYLLISIETVPKAVFESTIHLKKDAKNNTNFVIDSSISRLDSYFQHAKCVSEEMLKMYCYCK, encoded by the exons aGTTTTTGGTATGGAGTCCGGAATGCAGTATACAAAACTTAGATCCTTTCAATGAACAAGCAATGAAATATTCCcacaaagaaaaatatatccCTTGTAGTCAACATAAATTACTTTCATATGTGAACATAACAGGAATCAACGCTACATTGATAATAGATAAAAAAGTTTCACATTCCTATACCAAAGAAAATATAACCTGTTGTTACTCATATGTTAGCAGATCTGGAAGTAAGAAGAAACCAGATGAAGGAATCAA attTGGCACCTGTAAAACATTCAAAGATTCCCTGAATCTTACTCAGGACACTGTTAGAGTGACAtgtcattcgaaaaaacataaaaaaatttatgaaaacgTACACGAAGTCATTAGGATCAAAAAAGAATTCAACGCCTCTAAATTACAACCGAACTCTGAGAGGGTGCCAAGTATTTTATTCATAGGAATAGATAGTATTTCACGATTGAATTTGATTCGAGCTATGCCAAAGTCATACGAATTTTTATCTAATGATAGTACTTGGTTTCCACTATTAGGATATAATAAAATAGGAGAAAATACTTTTCCAAACCTGATGGCAATTTTGACCGGATATAATTCAACGGAAGCTTACAACATTTGTGATCCCAAGAAAATCGGACCTTTAGATACTTGTAGATTCATTTGGAAGGAATATAAGAAATTCGGCTATATTACAGGTTACGGAGAGGATGAAACGAGCATCAACACCTTCAATTACCGAAAGAAGGGATTCACTAAGAAACCAgttgattattatttcaaacctTACATGGAAGCCTCTGAAAGTATAGGAACTGTCAAAAGAGATACTCTCAGCTACTGTGCTGGTCCTGAGACTTCTGCTgaaagaattttaaatttagcCAAGAGATTCGCTATAACATACAAGGATTACAAGCATTTTGGTTTCTTTTGGATGAACACTTTCAGCCATAATAACTTGAATACACCTAGCAGAATGGATGAAAAGATACAAAAATTCCTGAAAGATATAACAGAGGCAAAAATTTTAGATAACAGTATAGTAATATTTTTAAGTGATCATGGCATTCGTTTTGGAGATATAAGACATACTTTCAGTGGTTGGTATGAAGAAAGATTGCCGTacattttcttttcttttccaGAGAGATTCAAGAAAAGGTTCCCAAAAGAAATAGCCAATTTTCGAACTAATGCCAATAGGTTAACTACTCCATATGATGTATATATGACTCTACAACATATATTAACATTATCCCGGTTCAACTATACAATGAAATCTATTACTAGTTGTCCCCACTgcaaatctttgttttctgaaataGAATTAAGCAGATCATGCGAAAGAGCTGGAATTGCGCCACACTGGTGTACATGTTCCGGTTTTTCTGACCTCAATCGCAAAGATGATATTGTACTAGCTGCAGCAAACTTTCTCGTGAAGGAAATACAAAGCAATGTAGCCAAAATGGGTGGTAGCCAAAAGTGTGCCAATTATCGACTAGGAAAAGTATTAGTTTCTTCTATATCAGATAAATTTAGCTATAAAAATGAcacatatttattgatatctaTAGAAACAGTACCTAAAGCAGTTTTTGAGTCCACtatacatttgaaaaaagatgccAAAAATAATACAAACTTCGTAATTGATAGCTCCATCAGTAGATTGGACAGCTATTTTCAACATGCAAAATGTGTTTCagaagaaatgttgaaaatgtatTGTTattgtaaatga
- the LOC123679965 gene encoding uncharacterized protein LOC123679965 isoform X3, translated as MKYSHKEKYIPCSQHKLLSYVNITGINATLIIDKKVSHSYTKENITCCYSYVSRSGSKKKPDEGIKFGTCKTFKDSLNLTQDTVRVTCHSKKHKKIYENVHEVIRIKKEFNASKLQPNSERVPSILFIGIDSISRLNLIRAMPKSYEFLSNDSTWFPLLGYNKIGENTFPNLMAILTGYNSTEAYNICDPKKIGPLDTCRFIWKEYKKFGYITGYGEDETSINTFNYRKKGFTKKPVDYYFKPYMEASESIGTVKRDTLSYCAGPETSAERILNLAKRFAITYKDYKHFGFFWMNTFSHNNLNTPSRMDEKIQKFLKDITEAKILDNSIVIFLSDHGIRFGDIRHTFSGWYEERLPYIFFSFPERFKKRFPKEIANFRTNANRLTTPYDVYMTLQHILTLSRFNYTMKSITSCPHCKSLFSEIELSRSCERAGIAPHWCTCSGFSDLNRKDDIVLAAANFLVKEIQSNVAKMGGSQKCANYRLGKVLVSSISDKFSYKNDTYLLISIETVPKAVFESTIHLKKDAKNNTNFVIDSSISRLDSYFQHAKCVSEEMLKMYCYCK; from the exons ATGAAATATTCCcacaaagaaaaatatatccCTTGTAGTCAACATAAATTACTTTCATATGTGAACATAACAGGAATCAACGCTACATTGATAATAGATAAAAAAGTTTCACATTCCTATACCAAAGAAAATATAACCTGTTGTTACTCATATGTTAGCAGATCTGGAAGTAAGAAGAAACCAGATGAAGGAATCAA attTGGCACCTGTAAAACATTCAAAGATTCCCTGAATCTTACTCAGGACACTGTTAGAGTGACAtgtcattcgaaaaaacataaaaaaatttatgaaaacgTACACGAAGTCATTAGGATCAAAAAAGAATTCAACGCCTCTAAATTACAACCGAACTCTGAGAGGGTGCCAAGTATTTTATTCATAGGAATAGATAGTATTTCACGATTGAATTTGATTCGAGCTATGCCAAAGTCATACGAATTTTTATCTAATGATAGTACTTGGTTTCCACTATTAGGATATAATAAAATAGGAGAAAATACTTTTCCAAACCTGATGGCAATTTTGACCGGATATAATTCAACGGAAGCTTACAACATTTGTGATCCCAAGAAAATCGGACCTTTAGATACTTGTAGATTCATTTGGAAGGAATATAAGAAATTCGGCTATATTACAGGTTACGGAGAGGATGAAACGAGCATCAACACCTTCAATTACCGAAAGAAGGGATTCACTAAGAAACCAgttgattattatttcaaacctTACATGGAAGCCTCTGAAAGTATAGGAACTGTCAAAAGAGATACTCTCAGCTACTGTGCTGGTCCTGAGACTTCTGCTgaaagaattttaaatttagcCAAGAGATTCGCTATAACATACAAGGATTACAAGCATTTTGGTTTCTTTTGGATGAACACTTTCAGCCATAATAACTTGAATACACCTAGCAGAATGGATGAAAAGATACAAAAATTCCTGAAAGATATAACAGAGGCAAAAATTTTAGATAACAGTATAGTAATATTTTTAAGTGATCATGGCATTCGTTTTGGAGATATAAGACATACTTTCAGTGGTTGGTATGAAGAAAGATTGCCGTacattttcttttcttttccaGAGAGATTCAAGAAAAGGTTCCCAAAAGAAATAGCCAATTTTCGAACTAATGCCAATAGGTTAACTACTCCATATGATGTATATATGACTCTACAACATATATTAACATTATCCCGGTTCAACTATACAATGAAATCTATTACTAGTTGTCCCCACTgcaaatctttgttttctgaaataGAATTAAGCAGATCATGCGAAAGAGCTGGAATTGCGCCACACTGGTGTACATGTTCCGGTTTTTCTGACCTCAATCGCAAAGATGATATTGTACTAGCTGCAGCAAACTTTCTCGTGAAGGAAATACAAAGCAATGTAGCCAAAATGGGTGGTAGCCAAAAGTGTGCCAATTATCGACTAGGAAAAGTATTAGTTTCTTCTATATCAGATAAATTTAGCTATAAAAATGAcacatatttattgatatctaTAGAAACAGTACCTAAAGCAGTTTTTGAGTCCACtatacatttgaaaaaagatgccAAAAATAATACAAACTTCGTAATTGATAGCTCCATCAGTAGATTGGACAGCTATTTTCAACATGCAAAATGTGTTTCagaagaaatgttgaaaatgtatTGTTattgtaaatga